One stretch of Punica granatum isolate Tunisia-2019 chromosome 5, ASM765513v2, whole genome shotgun sequence DNA includes these proteins:
- the LOC116209619 gene encoding uncharacterized protein LOC116209619, producing the protein MASLATHFTAFLLLFPTGLRRLFSSSSLYLSNPSLFRSKPWYFFSSAPKSPGFDLYLLLIALPISSFSELFLFLTFSGPSSYRFAFSQQSLTLLFFWLLLLFILLREHTDSLSVISEGLVFVLVGITFLIEFSFTGSGISGLGITGAVYGLLGRLTLLCALCCLYLALKPTAFWAEFVLSCGLVFKGTWALQAGLSLGTDAFVPKGCQKLSAVTGQETADLKCGLQEDSLRGVALMNLLFVGHAILVLVMGVVLFGVSSLSSRGSRFGDAHGPLLAQLESENAPIRPIHELELE; encoded by the coding sequence ATGGCGTCCCTAGCGACCCATTTCACGGcattcctcctcctcttcccgACCGGCTTACGGCGCctcttctcttcctcctccctctACCTCTCCAACCCCTCCCTCTTCCGATCCAAGCCCTGGTACTTCTTCTCCTCTGCCCCTAAATCCCCTGGCTTCGATCTCTACCTCCTCCTCATTGCCCTCCCCATTTCCTCCTTCTCCGagctcttcctcttcctcaccTTCTCCGGGCCCTCCTCCTACCGCTTTGCCTTCTCCCAGCAATCCCTCACCCTCCTTTTCTTCTGGCTACTCCTCCTGTTCATCCTCCTCAGAGAACACACTGATTCATTGTCCGTAATCAGCGAAGGCCTCGTCTTCGTCCTCGTCGGGATCACCTTCCTGATTGAGTTCTCCTTCACCGGGAGTGGAATCTCGGGCCTCGGTATCACCGGAGCCGTGTATGGGCTGCTTGGCAGACTGACCCTCCTGTGTGCCCTTTGCTGTCTCTATTTGGCACTAAAGCCGACAGCATTCTGGGCGGAGTTTGTTCTGTCCTGCGGTCTGGTGTTTAAGGGGACGTGGGCTTTGCAGGCGGGGCTGTCTCTGGGCACCGACGCCTTTGTCCCGAAGGGGTGCCAGAAACTGAGTGCCGTCACCGGGCAAGAGACCGCTGATTTGAAGTGTGGGCTTCAGGAGGATTCGCTGAGAGGCGTGGCCCTGATGAATCTGTTGTTTGTCGGGCACGCGATTTTGGTTTTGGTGATGGGCGTCGTGTTGTTTGGGGTTTCTTCATTGTCTAGTAGAGGTTCGAGGTTTGGTGATGCCCATGGGCCGTTGTTAGCGCAGCTCGAGTCGGAGAATGCCCCGATTCGGCCGATACACGAACTTGAGCTTGAGTAG